A window of Hymenobacter aerilatus contains these coding sequences:
- a CDS encoding PA14 domain-containing protein, whose protein sequence is MMRHLLFCSLVGMHLFSHAEGAFASVKGATSKEFQQLVVPAQNGTPGLTGWYFGNSTLAGKPIRQQQDAAPNFQWGKDAPAPTVPADYFSVRWEGFLTAPTTGAYSFAVRAGEQVRLWINGQKILDTWDGQSLTESDIYVNLAAGESTPIKLEYHSEEGDAHVQLQWTTPKQVRQAIPAEAFSAEGFVMASVPAPASVAAQPKVEVEVSKQAITRKAGMRLPKGAVATPAVASMSGVYRLKARNDGQTLAVAEQQATGRAAADAAAPEWLLESAGNGYYRVFVQGSNKALEVLGNSSSNGAALDLWPAYKSDNQLWLIHEAEDGYYTLVAKHSSKALTAKETSEGGLQQWRYNGGADQQWKLEPVAGAKISTKATPLVGNGDYKVHVYPNPSNGISQLRYQLPGAMPVGWVLYDTRGVAVRSSNARQLSDGVHNQTLPFLELPSGNYQLHLTVNGITTSQPIMIRHPKAESQGEARVQTVEPMQIVQMQASR, encoded by the coding sequence ATGATGCGACACTTACTCTTTTGTTCTCTGGTAGGGATGCACCTGTTTAGCCATGCCGAAGGTGCGTTTGCTTCTGTTAAGGGGGCTACAAGCAAAGAATTTCAGCAGCTGGTGGTGCCAGCGCAAAACGGTACGCCCGGCCTCACGGGGTGGTATTTCGGTAATAGCACACTGGCAGGCAAACCTATCCGTCAGCAGCAAGATGCCGCACCTAACTTTCAGTGGGGAAAAGATGCTCCGGCACCCACTGTGCCAGCCGATTATTTCTCGGTACGTTGGGAGGGCTTTCTAACGGCCCCTACCACCGGCGCGTATTCCTTCGCTGTGCGCGCTGGGGAGCAGGTACGGTTATGGATCAATGGTCAGAAAATTCTGGATACCTGGGACGGTCAGAGCCTCACCGAGTCAGATATCTACGTGAACCTTGCTGCTGGCGAATCAACGCCCATCAAGCTGGAATATCATAGTGAGGAAGGTGACGCGCACGTACAGTTGCAATGGACTACTCCAAAGCAGGTACGCCAGGCTATTCCTGCTGAAGCTTTCTCGGCCGAAGGATTTGTGATGGCCTCAGTGCCAGCGCCAGCATCAGTAGCGGCTCAGCCAAAGGTAGAAGTGGAGGTTTCCAAACAAGCCATAACGCGTAAAGCCGGAATGCGCCTGCCTAAAGGTGCTGTGGCCACTCCGGCTGTTGCATCCATGTCGGGTGTATACCGTCTGAAAGCTCGCAATGACGGCCAAACGCTGGCTGTAGCGGAGCAACAAGCCACTGGCAGAGCGGCCGCCGACGCAGCTGCCCCTGAATGGCTACTCGAATCAGCTGGTAACGGCTACTACCGTGTGTTTGTGCAGGGTAGCAATAAGGCGCTAGAGGTGCTCGGCAACTCTTCTTCCAACGGCGCTGCTCTCGACCTGTGGCCTGCCTACAAGAGTGATAATCAGCTGTGGCTGATTCACGAAGCAGAAGATGGATACTATACGCTGGTGGCTAAGCACAGCAGCAAGGCCCTAACGGCCAAAGAAACGTCGGAAGGCGGGTTGCAGCAGTGGCGCTACAACGGCGGCGCCGATCAGCAGTGGAAGCTAGAGCCCGTAGCGGGCGCCAAGATCAGCACCAAAGCCACGCCACTTGTGGGCAACGGCGACTATAAAGTGCACGTGTATCCCAACCCCTCAAACGGCATCTCGCAGCTGCGCTACCAATTGCCTGGGGCCATGCCCGTAGGCTGGGTACTCTACGACACCCGCGGTGTAGCCGTGCGCTCCTCCAACGCTCGTCAGCTGAGTGATGGAGTGCATAACCAGACACTGCCTTTCCTGGAGTTGCCCTCAGGCAACTACCAGTTGCATCTCACCGTGAATGGTATAACCACTTCGCAGCCCATCATGATCCGTCACCCCAAGGCAGAGTCTCAGGGCGAAGCACGGGTACAAACGGTGGAGCCTATGCAGATTGTGCAAATGCAGGCTAGCCGGTAA
- a CDS encoding HlyD family secretion protein, translating to MLNLSNQNVDELVWEEQPQRSRKELLVPRGSRTIGRVMLAVGIIFLIILFLPWRQTIDGTGTLTTLRPQDRPQTVQNQIAGRIEHWAVREGEFVRKGDTILTISEIKDEYFDPNLPERLSEQLAAKRGNVLANTAKIEATDQQLVALRTTLEVQLESARNKVIQARNYVSIDSADLVAVTTFYEIAKSRLARYENGYQNGLFSLTDIETRRLKLQEDLAKVTAQRNKLLNSRQSLANAVIELSNLRAKYGQDLAKTLSDRSSAVSSRASSEGEVASLRNKISNVEVRRGLYIVRAPQTGYVVRTLKAGIGETIKEGESVATLQPESPILAAEIYVRPMDVPLIQKGRQVRLQFDGWPAIQFSGWPSVAVGTFGGIVTVIDVVNSPNGKYRILVRPEAHPEHRNDDDHHWPEQLRLGSGVYGWVILDSVPVWYEIWRQLNGFPPSLQAAPGADSPVKAEKK from the coding sequence ATGCTTAATCTATCCAATCAAAACGTAGACGAACTGGTATGGGAGGAGCAACCCCAACGCTCCCGGAAAGAACTGCTTGTCCCTAGGGGTAGCCGTACGATAGGCCGCGTGATGCTGGCCGTGGGCATCATCTTCCTGATTATCCTGTTCCTACCCTGGCGCCAGACGATTGACGGCACGGGCACTCTCACTACCCTGCGTCCTCAGGACCGTCCCCAAACGGTGCAGAACCAGATTGCGGGTCGTATTGAGCACTGGGCCGTGCGCGAAGGTGAATTTGTGCGTAAGGGTGATACCATCCTGACTATCTCGGAAATCAAGGATGAGTATTTTGACCCCAACTTGCCTGAGCGCTTGAGTGAACAACTAGCGGCCAAGCGCGGCAATGTGCTCGCCAACACTGCCAAGATAGAAGCCACTGACCAGCAGCTTGTGGCTCTACGCACCACGTTGGAAGTACAGCTGGAATCGGCCCGCAACAAGGTAATCCAGGCCCGCAACTACGTTTCCATCGACAGCGCCGATTTGGTGGCCGTTACCACTTTCTATGAAATTGCTAAATCCCGTTTAGCCCGTTACGAAAACGGCTACCAAAACGGTCTGTTCTCCCTCACTGATATCGAAACGCGCCGCCTGAAGTTGCAGGAAGACTTGGCTAAGGTAACAGCGCAACGCAACAAGCTACTGAACTCGCGTCAGTCGCTGGCGAATGCGGTTATTGAGCTGAGTAACCTGCGCGCCAAGTACGGGCAGGACTTGGCCAAAACACTATCAGACCGCAGCTCGGCCGTATCCAGTCGGGCGTCATCGGAAGGGGAGGTAGCCTCGCTGCGCAACAAAATCAGCAACGTGGAGGTGCGCCGGGGCCTGTATATCGTACGGGCGCCGCAAACCGGCTACGTAGTGCGTACCCTCAAGGCAGGTATTGGCGAGACGATCAAGGAAGGCGAGTCGGTTGCTACGCTGCAACCTGAGTCGCCCATATTAGCGGCCGAAATCTACGTACGCCCCATGGATGTACCTCTGATTCAGAAGGGTAGACAAGTGCGTCTGCAGTTTGATGGCTGGCCGGCGATACAGTTTTCGGGTTGGCCTTCGGTGGCCGTGGGTACCTTTGGCGGCATCGTCACGGTGATTGACGTAGTGAACAGCCCCAACGGCAAATACCGCATTCTGGTGCGTCCTGAGGCTCATCCTGAGCATCGTAACGATGACGACCACCACTGGCCGGAACAGCTACGCTTGGGCTCGGGGGTATATGGCTGGGTAATCCTAGACTCGGTACCCGTGTGGTACGAAATCTGGCGACAGCTCAATGGCTTCCCGCCCAGCCTACAGGCCGCTCCCGGAGCCGATTCGCCTGTGAAAGCCGAAAAGAAGTAG
- a CDS encoding MBL fold metallo-hydrolase, which yields MPSRPTYRRNEKLATILPNYPGNKIIGGKYCNGEELYEPSFANVFRWKFFTENPQKAEKKADTWAPAVVDCTEFLRSDADGLVWLGHASFLLRVSGITLLTDPVLFSSFGLQRRHPLPCRPQDLTGIYYLLLSHGHRDHLDEASVKLLARQNPHMQVLSSLSMAPLLRGMAPTLAVQEAGWWQQYHLGPHAPLELFYLPASHWHRRGVFDENKVLWGSFLLRMPEGGTLYFAGDTSMAGHFEAIEKQFGPLDIVLMPIGAYKPPFMMEMSHVNPHEAAKATNILRAGHVVPMHYGTFDLSDEPASEPLRLLEEIAAGGMLRAELHAPAVGELLRWREWL from the coding sequence ATGCCCTCCCGCCCTACCTACCGTCGCAACGAAAAGCTGGCGACCATTCTACCCAACTACCCTGGCAATAAGATAATTGGCGGAAAATACTGCAACGGCGAAGAACTGTATGAGCCCAGCTTTGCCAACGTATTCCGGTGGAAGTTTTTCACCGAAAACCCACAGAAGGCTGAGAAAAAAGCCGATACCTGGGCGCCGGCTGTGGTAGACTGCACGGAGTTTCTGCGGAGCGATGCCGATGGACTGGTCTGGCTAGGACACGCCTCCTTCCTGCTACGGGTAAGCGGTATCACGCTGCTCACCGATCCGGTGCTGTTTTCTTCCTTTGGGCTGCAGCGCCGCCACCCCCTACCCTGCCGCCCCCAAGACCTGACGGGCATCTACTACCTGCTGCTCAGCCACGGCCACCGCGACCACCTCGACGAAGCTTCCGTGAAGCTGCTGGCCCGCCAGAATCCGCACATGCAGGTGCTCTCGTCCCTGAGCATGGCGCCGTTGCTGCGCGGCATGGCCCCTACCCTGGCCGTGCAGGAAGCCGGTTGGTGGCAGCAGTATCACCTAGGCCCACATGCGCCGCTGGAACTCTTCTACCTACCGGCCTCGCACTGGCACCGGCGGGGCGTGTTCGACGAGAACAAGGTATTGTGGGGCTCCTTTTTGTTGCGTATGCCTGAGGGCGGCACCCTTTACTTTGCCGGCGACACCTCTATGGCCGGTCATTTTGAAGCCATTGAAAAACAGTTTGGCCCCTTGGATATCGTGCTAATGCCAATTGGCGCTTATAAGCCTCCGTTTATGATGGAGATGAGCCACGTAAACCCTCACGAAGCGGCTAAGGCGACCAACATACTACGGGCCGGCCACGTAGTGCCCATGCATTACGGCACCTTTGATTTGAGCGATGAACCAGCTTCGGAGCCCCTACGCCTTTTAGAAGAAATAGCTGCTGGCGGTATGCTCCGCGCCGAGTTGCACGCGCCAGCCGTGGGCGAGCTACTACGCTGGCGGGAGTGGCTTTAG
- a CDS encoding PA14 domain-containing protein yields MAATGNALPPLQAGVAESAQVLVPSIAYGLTALYFNNSTLAGKPVLQRRDAAPNFDWGKDAPAPTVSADYFSVRWLGLLTAPITGSYSFSVRPDERVRLWVGGQKVLDTWDGTGQTQPQAYITLAAGETTSVKLEYHSEEGSAHVQLQWLPPGQARQAIPVQCFSAESNPSVVATSTSTKSQHPSAAKHKVATVPPAKAAPSKPAAAKPTLAELAGVYVLKARTTGQPLAVADERQLTSAEDAVAPHWRIEPAGQGYYRVAVQGGTKVLEVLGSSSSNGAALNLWPYYSGNNQLWQIKEAGDGYYTLIAKHSRKALTAKVPTEGGMQQWRANGHEDQQWRLEPVKDEAVQLTSASTPLVGNGIYNVSLSPNPSNGTSQLRYQLPNAVPVGWVLYDARGIVVRTSDYRRAASGIHQQTLALSALPSGDYQLHLTVGTITTTQPILIRHPSAETRTEAE; encoded by the coding sequence ATGGCAGCTACTGGAAACGCTCTACCCCCGTTGCAAGCAGGCGTAGCAGAAAGCGCTCAAGTGCTAGTGCCCAGCATCGCATATGGTCTCACGGCACTATACTTCAACAATAGTACGCTGGCAGGCAAGCCAGTACTGCAGCGTCGTGATGCTGCCCCCAACTTTGACTGGGGTAAGGATGCGCCAGCACCCACTGTATCAGCCGACTACTTTTCGGTGCGGTGGCTGGGCTTGCTTACGGCGCCTATCACGGGTTCTTACTCCTTTTCGGTTCGCCCCGACGAGCGGGTGCGGCTATGGGTAGGCGGGCAGAAAGTACTAGACACCTGGGATGGTACTGGTCAGACACAGCCACAGGCCTACATAACGCTGGCTGCTGGCGAAACTACATCGGTGAAGTTGGAATACCATAGTGAAGAAGGGAGTGCGCACGTGCAGCTACAATGGCTTCCCCCTGGTCAAGCCCGACAAGCTATTCCCGTTCAATGCTTTTCTGCCGAAAGCAACCCAAGTGTGGTCGCAACAAGTACCAGCACTAAGTCACAACATCCGAGTGCGGCCAAGCACAAGGTGGCTACGGTTCCGCCAGCAAAGGCTGCCCCGTCCAAACCTGCAGCAGCTAAGCCAACTCTCGCAGAGCTAGCAGGCGTATACGTGTTGAAAGCGCGCACAACTGGGCAGCCGCTGGCAGTTGCCGACGAGCGTCAGCTCACGTCCGCTGAGGATGCTGTAGCTCCGCACTGGCGTATTGAGCCAGCTGGTCAGGGATATTACCGCGTAGCAGTGCAAGGCGGTACCAAAGTGCTGGAAGTCTTAGGCAGCTCGTCTTCTAATGGTGCCGCTCTCAATCTGTGGCCCTATTATAGTGGCAACAACCAGTTGTGGCAGATCAAAGAAGCCGGCGACGGCTATTATACACTGATAGCTAAGCACAGTCGAAAAGCACTCACAGCTAAAGTACCAACTGAGGGCGGCATGCAACAATGGCGTGCAAATGGGCACGAAGATCAGCAGTGGCGGCTAGAACCAGTAAAAGACGAGGCAGTTCAACTGACCTCTGCCAGTACACCGCTCGTTGGGAACGGTATTTACAATGTTAGTTTATCACCAAACCCATCCAACGGCACCTCGCAACTGCGCTACCAGTTGCCAAATGCAGTACCCGTGGGCTGGGTACTGTATGATGCGCGTGGCATCGTGGTCCGCACCTCCGACTACAGGCGGGCAGCTAGCGGCATACACCAACAAACGCTGGCGCTATCGGCCCTACCCAGCGGTGACTATCAATTGCATCTCACTGTGGGCACTATCACTACCACGCAGCCCATTCTGATTCGTCATCCATCTGCCGAGACACGGACGGAAGCGGAATAG
- a CDS encoding M61 family metallopeptidase, which yields MRTSVTLLLALAFPLAFCQPVVAQTTPPPVRYTVAFPNAAHHEAQITATFTNLPTTPLQVRMARSSPGRYALHEFAKNVYEVRATNANGQPLTVTHPDPYGWEVAGHDGTVTFTYTLFGDRTDGTYAGIDWRHAHLNMPATLVFARGLEQRPVEVKFAMPAEWKAATQLRPESAGNTYYAPHFQYLMDSPTSLGAQQVRSWQEQGKTIEMQVLHDGTAAELDEFVTKTKGIVKEAAAVFGTLPDYDFGRYTFIANYLPQTSGDGMEHRNSTSLTSSRPLRGQGALDNLGTVSHEFFHSWNVERLRPQDLEPFNFEQANMSSNLWFAEGFTQYYGDLLLRRSGAFSTDQQYCDEALSGVVNAMLNSPGAARYSPVYMSQQAPFVDAAVSIDPNNRANTYLSYYYIGAANALALDMLLRQDHKTDLDTYMRALWQQYGSKQQNYAPARPYTTADLQRVLGEVARDTAFAGQFFRQHIYGHTLPDFEKLLAPAGLVVRKAHAGQASLGANRLLFNTDSTLTIPVTTLVGSPLYQAGLDREDVIVKLAGQPIINRTAYGALLARHKPGDVIPVVYRSRGQERTAQLTLTEDPTLEVLPYEADKRAVTKKIKAYRNAWLGSKAK from the coding sequence ATGCGAACATCTGTTACTCTTCTTTTGGCACTGGCCTTCCCGCTGGCGTTCTGTCAACCCGTGGTTGCGCAAACCACCCCGCCCCCCGTACGCTACACGGTAGCTTTCCCAAACGCCGCTCACCACGAAGCCCAGATAACTGCCACCTTCACAAATCTGCCCACTACCCCATTGCAGGTACGGATGGCCCGTTCCTCGCCGGGTCGCTACGCGCTGCACGAGTTTGCCAAGAACGTATATGAGGTGCGCGCCACCAACGCCAACGGCCAGCCGCTCACTGTCACGCATCCCGATCCGTACGGCTGGGAGGTAGCCGGCCACGATGGCACCGTCACGTTCACCTACACCTTGTTTGGCGACCGGACTGATGGCACGTACGCTGGCATCGACTGGCGCCATGCTCACCTGAATATGCCCGCCACACTAGTCTTTGCCCGGGGCTTGGAGCAGCGGCCAGTGGAAGTGAAGTTTGCTATGCCCGCCGAGTGGAAAGCAGCTACCCAACTGCGCCCCGAGTCGGCCGGCAACACGTATTACGCGCCGCATTTTCAGTACCTCATGGATTCGCCTACCTCTCTGGGGGCGCAGCAGGTACGTAGCTGGCAGGAGCAGGGCAAGACCATCGAAATGCAAGTGCTGCACGATGGTACTGCCGCTGAACTGGACGAGTTTGTGACCAAAACCAAAGGTATAGTGAAGGAGGCCGCTGCCGTGTTCGGCACGCTGCCCGACTACGATTTTGGTCGTTACACCTTCATTGCCAACTACCTACCCCAAACCAGCGGTGATGGGATGGAGCACCGCAACTCCACCTCGCTCACCAGCAGCCGCCCCCTGCGCGGCCAAGGAGCGCTGGACAACCTGGGTACAGTATCGCACGAGTTTTTCCATAGCTGGAACGTGGAGCGCCTGCGCCCGCAGGACCTGGAACCGTTCAACTTCGAGCAGGCCAACATGAGCAGCAACCTGTGGTTTGCTGAAGGCTTCACGCAGTACTACGGCGACCTGCTGTTGCGCCGCTCCGGCGCATTCAGCACCGACCAGCAATATTGCGACGAAGCCCTGTCGGGTGTGGTGAATGCCATGTTGAACTCGCCGGGAGCAGCGCGTTACTCGCCAGTGTACATGAGCCAACAGGCCCCCTTTGTGGACGCTGCTGTCAGCATCGACCCCAACAACCGCGCAAATACCTATCTCTCCTACTACTACATTGGCGCGGCCAATGCGCTGGCGCTGGATATGCTGCTGCGCCAGGACCACAAAACTGACCTCGATACCTATATGCGGGCTCTGTGGCAGCAATATGGTAGCAAGCAGCAAAACTACGCCCCAGCCCGCCCCTACACCACTGCCGACCTGCAACGCGTGCTGGGCGAAGTGGCCCGCGACACGGCTTTTGCCGGGCAGTTTTTCCGTCAGCATATCTATGGGCATACCCTACCTGATTTCGAAAAGCTGCTGGCCCCGGCGGGTCTCGTGGTACGGAAAGCGCATGCCGGCCAGGCCAGCCTGGGTGCCAATCGGCTGTTATTCAACACCGATAGCACCCTTACCATACCAGTTACTACCCTGGTAGGCAGTCCGCTGTATCAGGCTGGCCTCGACCGTGAAGATGTTATCGTAAAGTTGGCCGGTCAGCCTATCATTAACCGCACAGCCTACGGTGCCCTTTTGGCCCGCCACAAACCCGGCGACGTAATCCCCGTGGTGTACCGCTCGCGGGGACAAGAGCGCACCGCCCAACTCACACTCACCGAAGATCCTACCCTGGAAGTGCTACCCTACGAAGCCGACAAACGAGCCGTCACGAAAAAAATAAAGGCCTACCGCAACGCATGGCTGGGAAGCAAAGCGAAATAA
- a CDS encoding ABC transporter transmembrane domain-containing protein yields MASKSHSTNLPPPTPWQRLTRMLDTERETIRYILFFAILTGLIGLTLPLGTQAVFNLVSTGAVFSNTYILIAVVVLGVLLGGILLIGQMMLVEAIEQRLFAKAAIEYAYRLPRIKPEALEGENPPELVNRFFDILTVQKSLTKFLIDLMFAGFQILFGVIVLAFYHPIFIAFGLFTIIMLVFIYVMNYRRALRTSIEESAFKYETVDWLEQVARELPKFRNNKEEQQRALARTDELTADYLNARNDHFRVLKSYYRWGVGLRTVLTAGLLIAGTLFVVSRQMTLGQFVAAEVLIVQISGSIEKLMTGVSTVFDMLTGVEKLAAVTDLPLDEKKTEGTHA; encoded by the coding sequence ATGGCTTCTAAGTCTCATTCGACCAACCTCCCGCCCCCTACCCCGTGGCAGCGCCTTACGCGCATGCTCGACACAGAACGTGAAACCATTCGGTACATTCTGTTCTTTGCTATTCTCACAGGTCTCATTGGCCTTACCCTACCCCTGGGTACCCAGGCCGTATTCAACCTGGTTTCGACAGGGGCTGTCTTCAGCAACACGTATATCCTGATTGCGGTCGTAGTGCTGGGGGTGCTGCTGGGCGGCATTTTGCTGATTGGGCAGATGATGCTTGTGGAGGCTATTGAGCAACGGCTGTTTGCTAAGGCAGCCATTGAATATGCCTACCGCCTACCCCGCATTAAGCCCGAAGCGCTGGAAGGGGAAAACCCGCCGGAGTTGGTAAACCGCTTCTTCGATATTCTGACAGTACAGAAAAGCCTCACTAAGTTCTTGATTGACTTAATGTTTGCAGGGTTTCAGATTCTGTTTGGGGTAATTGTGCTGGCCTTCTACCACCCTATTTTCATTGCTTTCGGTCTGTTCACCATCATTATGCTGGTGTTCATCTACGTCATGAACTACCGCCGTGCCTTGCGCACCAGCATAGAGGAATCGGCGTTCAAATATGAAACGGTGGACTGGCTGGAGCAGGTAGCCCGCGAGTTGCCCAAATTTCGGAACAACAAAGAAGAACAGCAGCGCGCCTTAGCTCGTACCGACGAGCTAACAGCCGATTACCTGAATGCCCGTAACGACCATTTTCGGGTCTTGAAAAGTTATTACCGCTGGGGCGTAGGCCTGCGCACCGTACTTACAGCCGGCTTGCTGATTGCTGGCACGCTGTTCGTGGTATCGCGGCAGATGACGTTGGGCCAGTTTGTGGCCGCCGAGGTCCTGATTGTGCAGATCAGCGGTTCTATTGAAAAGCTAATGACTGGCGTGAGCACCGTATTTGATATGCTAACGGGGGTAGAGAAACTAGCCGCCGTAACCGACCTCCCATTGGACGAGAAAAAGACGGAAGGAACCCATGCTTAA
- a CDS encoding glycosyltransferase family 4 protein produces MRIGYDAKRLFGNFTGLGNYSRTLVQDVARFHPEHEYHLYTPAIRQHPAIQPFLEDAQYTTFVPSSSFRSLWRSYGVVKQLTRGHIELYHGLSHELPVGLARAGIPGVVTMHDVISKVYPQWYGAVERFIYDQKVRYSCHHATQIIAISEHTKRDLVEHYRVDPAKIKVIYQACDPIYYQQQPPEQVASTIAQLGITTPYLLGVGSLEPRKNIATLLRAYQHLPTDLRVPLVLVGKGKRHKQQLQHLLAQANLEDVVHWLENLVDIQQLQALYQGASALIYPSLYEGFGLPIAEALLCKTPVITSSTSALPEAGGPTSCYIDPTSPKQLAHAIEKVLTDPAYADHMREQGYQYAQTRFSPARLATQLITCYEQQVHS; encoded by the coding sequence ATGCGAATTGGATACGATGCCAAACGCTTGTTTGGCAATTTTACCGGCTTGGGTAATTATAGCCGCACGTTGGTGCAGGATGTAGCGCGCTTTCACCCCGAGCATGAGTACCATTTGTATACGCCTGCCATCCGGCAACATCCGGCTATACAGCCCTTTCTGGAAGACGCTCAGTATACTACGTTCGTACCTAGCAGTTCCTTCCGGTCCTTATGGCGCAGCTATGGCGTAGTGAAACAGTTAACGCGAGGCCATATTGAACTATATCATGGGTTGAGCCACGAGTTGCCTGTGGGGCTTGCGCGTGCGGGTATCCCAGGCGTAGTGACCATGCACGATGTTATTTCTAAAGTTTATCCGCAGTGGTATGGCGCTGTTGAGCGCTTTATCTACGATCAAAAAGTACGCTACAGCTGCCATCATGCAACGCAAATCATTGCCATCAGCGAGCATACAAAGCGGGATTTGGTGGAACACTACCGGGTAGACCCAGCCAAAATTAAAGTTATCTACCAAGCCTGCGACCCTATATATTATCAGCAGCAACCACCTGAGCAAGTAGCTAGCACCATAGCACAGCTGGGTATAACAACACCCTACCTGTTGGGGGTAGGCAGCTTAGAGCCTCGTAAGAACATTGCCACTCTACTCCGTGCCTACCAACACTTGCCGACAGACCTGCGAGTGCCGCTTGTTCTAGTGGGCAAAGGAAAGCGTCATAAACAGCAGTTACAACACCTGTTAGCGCAAGCAAACCTAGAAGATGTAGTACACTGGTTGGAAAACCTAGTAGACATTCAGCAACTTCAGGCGCTATACCAGGGCGCCTCAGCCCTTATCTACCCCTCCCTGTACGAAGGGTTTGGCTTACCTATAGCTGAAGCGCTACTGTGCAAGACACCTGTTATTACCTCTTCTACCTCAGCCCTACCGGAAGCAGGCGGCCCCACCTCTTGTTATATAGATCCTACCAGCCCCAAGCAACTCGCACACGCCATCGAGAAAGTGTTAACTGACCCGGCGTACGCAGATCACATGCGAGAGCAAGGCTACCAATACGCCCAAACTCGATTCTCCCCCGCTCGCCTCGCAACCCAGTTGATAACGTGTTATGAGCAGCAAGTTCATTCCTGA
- a CDS encoding Glu/Leu/Phe/Val family dehydrogenase gives MSNHLVKGKDFYESVLHFYDHAASFSKLDPGILSQIRTCNSIYKVNFPVEVDGHVQVFEGIRVQHSHHKLPSKGGIRYSIHVDEEEVMALATLMTFKCALVDVPFGGAKGGVKINPRTSSVQTLERVTRRYASELIKKNLIGPGMDVPAPDYGTSSREMAWIADTYLTFKYGDTSALGCVTGKPVGQGGIRGRTEATGLGIFYGLRELLEDESLLKKLGLTSGMAGKRIIVQGLGNVGYHAAHFCQREGALIVGIAEREGGLYNPAGLDVEEVFKHRASTGSILNFHPDTQDFEDSLQLLEYECDVLLPAALENQIHEGNAKNIKAKIIAEGANGPTTQEAEKVLLERGVVILPDLYLNAGGVTVSYFEWLKNLSNVRFGRMGKRAEEASMKRLVMTIEQTTGKMVSERERALIIHGADEIDLVRSGLEDTMITAYHEIRDVMKQVPGITDLRTAAFYAAIEKIGVSYQALGIFP, from the coding sequence ATGAGCAACCACTTGGTGAAGGGCAAGGACTTTTACGAAAGCGTCCTGCACTTCTACGACCACGCGGCGAGCTTCTCGAAGCTCGATCCTGGCATTCTAAGTCAGATTCGGACCTGCAACAGCATTTATAAAGTAAATTTCCCGGTGGAAGTGGACGGGCACGTGCAGGTGTTCGAAGGCATTCGGGTGCAGCACAGCCACCACAAGCTTCCCAGCAAAGGCGGTATTCGCTACAGCATCCACGTGGATGAGGAAGAAGTGATGGCGCTAGCAACACTTATGACGTTTAAGTGCGCCCTGGTAGACGTGCCGTTCGGTGGTGCCAAGGGTGGGGTGAAAATTAACCCACGTACCAGCTCCGTGCAAACGCTGGAGCGCGTGACGCGCCGCTACGCCAGCGAGCTGATTAAAAAGAACCTGATTGGGCCAGGCATGGATGTGCCAGCGCCTGATTATGGCACCAGCAGCCGTGAAATGGCTTGGATTGCCGATACCTACCTTACCTTTAAGTATGGTGATACCAGCGCGCTGGGCTGCGTAACCGGCAAGCCTGTGGGCCAGGGCGGCATCAGGGGGCGGACAGAAGCTACAGGGCTAGGCATTTTCTACGGCCTGCGCGAGCTATTGGAGGACGAGTCGCTGCTGAAGAAGCTGGGACTAACCAGCGGTATGGCTGGCAAGCGCATTATTGTGCAAGGCCTGGGCAACGTGGGCTACCACGCCGCTCACTTTTGCCAGCGCGAAGGAGCCCTGATTGTGGGCATAGCCGAGCGTGAAGGCGGCCTGTATAACCCAGCAGGCTTGGATGTAGAGGAAGTGTTTAAGCACCGTGCCAGCACGGGCTCTATCCTCAATTTCCACCCCGACACTCAGGACTTCGAAGACTCGCTGCAACTGTTGGAGTACGAGTGCGACGTGCTGTTGCCCGCTGCGCTGGAAAATCAGATTCACGAGGGCAACGCCAAAAACATCAAGGCCAAGATCATTGCCGAAGGTGCCAACGGCCCTACCACCCAAGAAGCTGAGAAGGTTCTGCTGGAACGCGGGGTAGTTATCCTGCCCGACCTTTATCTGAATGCTGGCGGCGTAACGGTTTCGTACTTCGAGTGGCTGAAAAACTTGTCGAACGTGCGCTTTGGCCGCATGGGCAAGCGGGCCGAAGAAGCTTCGATGAAGCGCTTGGTGATGACCATTGAGCAAACTACCGGCAAAATGGTAAGCGAGCGGGAGCGGGCTCTCATCATCCACGGTGCCGACGAGATTGACTTGGTGCGCTCGGGCTTGGAAGACACCATGATTACGGCCTACCATGAAATCAGGGACGTAATGAAGCAAGTACCGGGTATCACGGATCTGCGCACGGCGGCCTTCTATGCGGCTATTGAGAAAATAGGCGTGAGTTACCAAGCGTTGGGCATCTTCCCATAA